The sequence CTTCGTCGTCCACCGCGTGCTCGGGTTCAAGCAGGCCAAACTCTACGATGCGTCGATGAAAGAGTGGGGCAACCGCGACGACACGCCGATGCGCGTTTTCGTCTGGGAATAACCGACCGGTTGCAATCGGGGACGGGTTATGCTATACTTCGCGTCCAAATTTTAAAGAAAGTAGGTGATGTGAATGCCAGGTATCGTTCTTCGTCAAGATGACAACTTCGATGCTGCGTACCGTCGCTTCAAAAAGCAGACTGACCGTAACCTCGTCGTTACGGAAGCGCGCGCTCGCCGTTTCCATGAAACAGCGACCGAAAAGCTGAAAAAAGAGAAAATTGCTGCACGCAAGAAAATGCTCAAACGTCTGTATATGATGCGCCGTTACGAGTCACGCCTCTAATCCCGAAAGCCTCCGGGCTTTTTGGATACACTCCCATTATGAACCTCCTCCTCATCGACAAACAGGGCCTAGCCACTTATGCCAGAGAAGAAATTCTGCGCGACCAGTTCCACCATCATGTTGATTATGTGTTTACGCTCGAGGATTTCAAAGCCAAGTATGCCGTCGGCCGATACAAGATCGTTATCGTTGATTTCGCCCTCGAAGCCGGGACGGAAGCGCTGAAAATGATCGACACGCTCGACCCGAAGCAGCGGGTTATCATCCTCAGCGCCATGGACGACTACAGCGAACACAAGGGCTGCGCCTACTGCGTGGAGCACCACAACCGCCGCCGCCTCAAAGAGCCCGTCAGTATCGCGGAACTCGCCAATCTCATCAAGAATTTCGACTACACCACCTGCGCCCATTACCACGAGTAGGGCACCGCTCTTTTTTAGCTCCCTTCGTTACAATTAGGCATCTGATTTTAAGGATCTTCCGATGCTGTTTACCGCGCCGTTAAAAAGCAATTCCATTCGTATCATGCTGCTGGGTTCGGGGGAACTCGGCAAAGAGGTCGCCATCGAGGCACAGCGCCTGGGCATCGAGGTCATCGCCGTCGACCGCTACGAAGGCGCCCCGGCCCACCTGGTCGCGCACCGCTCCCATGTCGTCAATATGCAGGATACCGAGGCTGTGCTGGAGCTGATCCGCTCCGAGATGCCCGACTTCATCCTCCCGGAGATCGAGGCGATCAGCATCGATGCACTGTTCAAGGCCGAAGCGGAAGGCTTCCACGTCATCCCGAACGCCGAGGCGGTCAACAAAACGATGAACCGCAAAAACATCCGCAAGTTCGCCGCGGAGGAGCTGGGGCTCAAAACGGGACCGTACGAGTTCGTGAAAACCCGCGAGGAGCTTGAGGCGGCGGCCGGACGGCTCGGCTACCCCTGTGTCGTCAAGCCGGTCATGAGCTCCTCGGGCCACGGCCAGAGCGTCATGAAGAGCGAGGCGGACCTGGACCGTTCCTGGGAGATGGCCAAGGAGGCGCGCGGCGATGCCAGCGAGCTGATCGTCGAGGCTTTCATCGCCTTTGATTACGAGATCACGATGCTCACGGCGCGCAACGGCGTTGAGACGGTCTTCTGCGAACCCATCGGCCATATCCAGCGCGACGGTGACTACGTTTTCAGCTGGCAGCCGATGCAGATGAGCAACGTCGCCAAGGCACGGGCGGAACTGATCGCCAAAGAGATCACCGACGGCCTCGGCGGCCGCGGGCTTTTTGGCGTCGAACTCTTCATCCAGGGGGACGAGGTCTACTTCAGCGAAGTGAGCCCGCGTCCGCACGACACGGGGATGGTCACCCTCATCACCCAGAGCCAGAGCGAGTTCGCCCTGCACCTGCGCGCCGTGCTCGGCCTGCCGCTCGGCTTTACCTTCTACGGCGGCGGCGCGTCGGCGGCGTACAAGGCGACGTCGGAATCCTTCGCCCCGGTCGTCGATATAGACGATGCGCTTTTTGACGCCAACAGCTTCGTGCGCGTCTTCGGCAAGCCCGAATCCCACCCGGGCCGCCGCCTTGCCGTCGCCCTGGTCTATGACGAACCCGAAGCGGCTCTGGCCAAAGCGCGCACGATCATCGAGAAAGTAAGCGACCACTGATGAAAATCGTCTTGCTCGACACGTTGACCTACGGCGACACGGACCTCGGCGGTTTCGACGCCTTCGGCGAGGTTGACGTTTACGAGACGACGGCGCCGGAAGAGACAGCGGAGCGCATCGCTAACGCCGACGTTATCGTGACAAACAAGGTCGTTATTACCGATGAGATGATGGCGGCAACGCCGACGCTGAAACTGATCTGTGTCGCGGCCACGGGAACAAACAACGTCGATATCCCCGCCGCCGAGGCGCGCGGTATCGCCGTCAGGAACGTTGCGGGCTACTCCACCGACTCCGTCATACAGCACACCTTTTCCATGCTCTTTTATCTCCTGGGCCACAGCCGCTACTACGACAGCTATGTCAAAAACGGCGACTGGGCGCGCAGCGAGGTGTTTACCCATGTCGGGCGCCCCTTCCATGAGATCAAGGGAAAGACCTGGGGCATTATCGGCCTGGGCGAGATCGGCCGGGGCGTCGCCGCCGTTGCGAAGGCCTTCGGGGCGCAGGTGCGCTACTACTCCACCTCGGGGAAAAACGACAACGCCGACTATGAAAAAGTAACCCTGAGCCGCCTGCTCGAGGAGAGCGACATCGTCACGATCCACGCCCCGCTCAACGCTTCGACCAAGGGGCTGATCGGCCACTCCGAGCTGCTCATTATGAAAGACGGGGCCGTCCTGCTGAACCTCGGCCGCGGCGGGATCGTCGACGAGCGGGCCTTGGCGGCCATCATCGACGCCAAATCGCTCTACATCGGCCTCGACGTGCTTGAAAAAGAGCCGATGAGCGCGGGCCACCCGCTGATGGAAATCGAGCATAAAGAGCGCCTCTACATCACCCCGCACATCGCCTGGACCTCCGTCGAGGCGCGCGATGCCCTCATCGCCAAGGTCATCGAAAACATCCGTACTTTCGTCAATGCCTGATGCCTACGGCCCTCTGGGGCTGTTCCTTTCCGCTTTCCTTGCCGCGACCCTGCTGCCGTTCAGTTCCGAAGCCGCCCTTGTTGCCGCACTTTCAAGCGGGATGGAAAGCGGCGTGGCACTGGCGTCGGCTTCCGCCGGGAATATCCTCGCGATCCTCGTCAACTACCTTCTCGGATTCTGGCTCTATGAAAAGACCCATACGAAACTGGAAGCGAGCAAAACGGGGCGCAAAGCGCTCGCTGCGGGGCACCGCTACGGCTATGCGGCCTTGCTGCTGAGCTGGCTGCCGGTGATCGGTGACCCGTTGACCCTCGTGGCGGGCATGGCCCGGCTCAACGTCGTATGGTTCTTACTGCTTGCCGGGAGCCTGCGGATTGCGCGCTACTGGCTGATCGCGCAGGCGTTCTAGCGGCGACGGCGCAGGTGCCACCAGGAGCGGATGTCCGTCTCCGGGGAGTCGAGGGTCAGCGTGATGGCAATGTTCTCAGCCGCTTCGATGACAAGGACTGCGACGGCGACGTAGAAGGGCCAGGAGAGGTCAAAAACGAGCAGGGCGAAGATGCCGAGGCTCATCAGGACCGCTGAGACCTTCGTGATCCACGTGTGGTAACTGGCAAAGCGCTTGAATTTCACGATGCTGATGACGGCAGGCAGGATAAAAACGGCGACGGCCAGCAGGATGAAGGGGGCTTCGCGTTCGATACGCTCGGGCCACTGCAGCCATGCACCGAGCGCCACGGCCATGTAGGTTGCGTAATCCCCGTAGCTGTCGAGCTTCGCCCCCAGGACGCTGGTCTGGTGGAGCAGGCGGGCCAGGAAGCCGTCGAGGGCGTCGGAAACGAGCATTAGCGAGAGGATCGAAAAGAAGGGGATCGCACTCTCCGCGAGCCCTGAGAGGACAAGAAAAGGGGCGCAGGCCAGCCGGAAAAGGCTGATGAGATTGGGGATGGTCCATAACGGTGCGTTCATACGGACCATTATATAGTGAAGCGGCTGGAAAATATGATACCATGTGAAAAAACAAGGAGGCAGTGATGGCAGACGATCAGAACAAAAACACGGAGGATATGCCGCATTTCATGCAGCGGCAGTACGGTAAATCGGCATCGACGCTGGAGGCGTCGCATGAGGAACTCTCCGATGTTCGTAAGCAGATGATCCGCTTCGCCCTTGATTTTCCCATCCGTGACATCCGTACCTATTCCGGCTACAAGGGAGACCTGCTGGTCGAGATCACGACGGGTAACGATGACATCCTTCCGAAACTCAAGGCCCATGCGGAGTCCCTGGGCATGGAAGTGGTGATCAAAGAGCGGTACGATACACGCATTCATGAGGTCTACTGCATCGTACCCGACGAAAATATCTACCGTCTGAAGTAGGCCTACTTCCCGAACAGCCGCGCCAGCAGCCCTTTCCCCTGCGCCTTTTCGATCATACGGATATAGCGCGCCGGCGTGGCGGCACCCAGCTCATAATCCTTCACCATCTTGTCTTTCGCCCCGATGCTGACGCAGAACGGAACGCTGCGGATCTCGTATTTGGCGGCCAGTTTCGGGTTGCGGGTTACGTCGACCTTGGCGATGACCGCTTTGCCCTCAAAATGCTTCTCCAGGGCGGGCAGCTGGGCCAGTACCTGCTGGCAGGGGCCGCAGGTCGGGGAGTAGAAGTCGATAAAAAGCGGCTGGTCCATTTCGGCGACGAATTGCGAATAGGTGGCATCGGTCAGTTCGAGCATAAGGTCTCCTTTGAAGCTCAGATGGTCAGCCACGGCACGTAGCGCATGGCGGCGAAGATGATCCCCAGGAAGAGGACGGAGGTGATGAAGACGAGGGCCGTCAATGCCCTGGGACGGCAGTCGTACAGCGACGCCAGGTTGACGTTGGCGACGGCAAGGGGCATCAGCATCTCCATGAAGAGGACACCCTTGACCATCTCGGGCAGGTCCGTCAGCGAGAGGATGGCATAGGTGACGGCGGGGACGACGAGGAACTTGAGCCCGTTGACCCAGCCGATCAGCACGCGGTTGAGTTCGGTGAGCTTTGTGTCATAGAGGTAGATGCCGAACAGTACGAGCTGCATCACCATTGAGGCGTAGGCGCCCATCGTCAGCGTCTCCTCGATCGTTCCGGAGGGGCGGTAGCCGCCGAGGTTCAGCCCAATGGCAATCAGGGCGGCCCAGAGCACGGGAAGCTTGACGATGTTGAGCAGCGAATCGCGCACGCTGAAGTTGCCGCGCGAGTAGTAGTAGACGCCGAAGGTGTAGACGAAAAAGACGTTGGCGAGGTTGATGATGGTCGTGTAGGGGACGCTCTCCTCGCCGAAGAGCGCGATGCCCAGCGGGATGCCGAGGTTGCCCGTGTTGCCGATCAGCGCGGCGACGGTGGCGATGGAGCGCTCTTTCACGTCGGCAAAGAGCAGGCGCGAAACGAACATCGTTACGGCGACGAGGGAGAGGGTGATGCCGATGTAGAGCAGCGGCGTCTGCAGCAGCGTCGTGTCGATGGGGCGTTTGAGCAGTCCCCAGAGGGTCAGGAAGATCTGCAGGAAGTAGACCGAGAGCAGGGTGATGGTGCGTTCGTCGATCTGCTCTTTGAAACTGCGTTTGGCCAGGTAGCCCACGCCGATAAAGAGGTAGATGCCCAGTACCGAGACGATGGCGGAATTCATGCCGTGATTGTACTATAATGTGCGTATGAAAAGTCTGCTGTTGTTGTTTGTTTTTTTATCGGCGTTGATGGGTTCGGAGGCGGTAACGACCCGCTACAAGGTGATGCTTTCGCTCTTTGGTAAAGTCGGCGAGGCGAAGATTACCATGGCTGAGCGCGGGGATGAGTACCGCATGATCGTCGAGGACTACGCTACGGGGCTGGCGGCGGATATCTCCGGGCATGAGCGGGACCGTTTCGTCAGCCGCGGGCATATCAAGGACGGGATGTATATCACCGATACCTTCGAGCTCTACCAGACCAACGACAAAACGACCGAATCCAACGTCTACGTTTTCGATCACGAGGCCCAAACCGTGACCCGTTTCCAGGACAAGAACGAGACGGTGACGGAGACGACGTTTGACGCGATGACCATGCGGCTGGTGGAGAAGCAGACCCAGAAAATCAGGCAAAAAACCGAGGTGCTCGATTTTTACAGCCCCTACGACGCCCTCTCCGTCGTGCTTAACATCCCCGCCCTGCTCAAAACCGAGTCACGGGTGGAGATCAAACCCGTCGGGCTGGCGAAGAAGGAACGTAAAATGTATATCGGTCGGCCGGATGCGTCTGTGGTGCCCGAACTGCTGGAGACGTTCCATACGCCGACGATCCGCCGTATCATTCAGCTGGACTCCTTTGAACTGGAAGACGAGGACGAATACGGCGTACTGATCGGTTACAACGCCCAGGGCGGGATCGATGAGGTCGTCACCAAGGAGACCTACTTCCTTATCGGCTTCGGCCGGATAGAGAAGATCGGCGAGTCCTCCCGCAGCGTGACAGAAATCTTTGGCGAATAGGAAAGCGGTTTTCTTTAAAACGGACGCAACGCTTCCTAGGTTATGATGCGCGGTAAATTGCGGCCTCTAAAGGAGCGGAATGGTTGATGTACTAATTGTCGGCGGCGGCGGTGCGGGCATGGCGGCCGCCCTCTCCGCCAAAGAAGCGGGGGCATCGGTGGCGGTGCTCGGCAAGAGCTACCCGACAAGGGCGCAGACCTGTATGGCGCAGGGCGGCATCAATGCGGCCCTCGGGCACGCTGGCGACGACAGCGTCGAAATGCATATCGCCGATACGCTCAAGTCCGCCCAGGGGCTGGCGGATGAAACGGCGGTGGCAACGCTTTGCACCGAAGGGATCGACGCCCTGCAGTGGCTCGATGCGATCGGGGTGCCGTTCAGCCGGACTGACGATGCGCAGATCGCCCAGCGAAAACTGGGCGGGGCCTATGCGGCGCGTGCCTGTTATGCGCAGGATTACAGCGGACTGAAGATCCTGCATACCCTTTACGACCAGTGCAACCGCGCGGGCATTCCCTTTTACAACGAACGTTTCCTGCTCGATATCATCGTCGAAGGGGGGCGGGCCTGCGGCGTCAAGGTCCTCGATATCCGCAGCGGTGCCGTCGAAGTGTACATGGCCGGGGCGGTGATCCTCGCGACAGGCGGCTACAGCAAGCTCTACGGCCGCCACTCGACCAATGCCGCCGGCAGCAGCGGCGACGGCCATGCGGCGGCGCTGCGGGCCGGGGCACGGCTCAGCGACATGGAGTTCGTGCAGTTCCACCCGACGGGCCTGGCGGGCTCCTCCATCCTCATCTCCGAGAGCGCGCGCGGGGCCGGCGGCTACCTGCTGAACAGCAAAGGCGAGCGCTTTATCGACGAGTGTCTCCCCCGCGACCGGGTAGCGCGCGCGATTCACGATCAGATCACGGCCGGCGAGAAGGTCACCCTCGATATTCGCCACCTCGGCGAAGCCTTTATCGACGGCGAACTCCCCCAGGAGCGTAAACTGGCACAGCGCTACGAAGGGGTCGACCCGGTTTACGAACCCATTCCGATCAAGCCGGTGGCGCATTACACGATGGGGGGCATCGAGGTCGGCGCGGATTCGCAGACCGCCGTTGCAGGACTCTTTGCCGCCGGCGAATGCGCCAACCACCGCGTCCACGGCGCAAACCGCCTCGGCGGAAACTCGCTGCTGGAGCTGATCGTCTTCGGCCGCCAGGCGGGGGCGAATGCGGCAGTGGCGGCGAAGAACGGCAGTGCAGAGGTAGTGCCGGCCGCGGCGGAAGCCCCGGAGCTGGAGGCGTGTTTCAACGACGCCCCCGAAGTCGACTTCTACGCCCGCCGCGACACGCTGGCGACGCTCTTTTACGAGCAGGTCGGGCTGGTGCGTGACGCCGACCGGTTGCGCTCGGCGCTCGACGCGGTCAAAGCGATGCAGGCGGAACTGCCGAAGATGGGCGTCGTAGACCGCAATGTCGCCTACAATACCAACCGGACGGACTTCCTGGAGTTCGTGAACCTTCTCACCGTGGCCGAAGCGGTGGCGGAGGGGGCGCTGCGCCGGGAAGAGAGCCGGGGGGCGCACTACCGCAGCGATTTCCCGGAAGCGGACGCCGCCCTGGCCGTGCATTCGCTCAGCTGTATCAAAGAGGAGGGACTGTGTTTCGATTTCCAATGATCTGTTCGGATGATGTCGATGAGGATTTCCTCGACGAAGAGGAGACGGAGTGGGAAGACGCCTGCTGCGAGGACCCCTACTGGGACGAAGATGAGGATGACAACGAAGTGGAGTGGTGCGACTGATGAAAATTGCCGTC is a genomic window of Sulfurimonas sp. HSL1-2 containing:
- a CDS encoding thioredoxin domain-containing protein; protein product: MLELTDATYSQFVAEMDQPLFIDFYSPTCGPCQQVLAQLPALEKHFEGKAVIAKVDVTRNPKLAAKYEIRSVPFCVSIGAKDKMVKDYELGAATPARYIRMIEKAQGKGLLARLFGK
- a CDS encoding CDP-alcohol phosphatidyltransferase family protein; its protein translation is MNAPLWTIPNLISLFRLACAPFLVLSGLAESAIPFFSILSLMLVSDALDGFLARLLHQTSVLGAKLDSYGDYATYMAVALGAWLQWPERIEREAPFILLAVAVFILPAVISIVKFKRFASYHTWITKVSAVLMSLGIFALLVFDLSWPFYVAVAVLVIEAAENIAITLTLDSPETDIRSWWHLRRRR
- a CDS encoding D-2-hydroxyacid dehydrogenase, whose protein sequence is MKIVLLDTLTYGDTDLGGFDAFGEVDVYETTAPEETAERIANADVIVTNKVVITDEMMAATPTLKLICVAATGTNNVDIPAAEARGIAVRNVAGYSTDSVIQHTFSMLFYLLGHSRYYDSYVKNGDWARSEVFTHVGRPFHEIKGKTWGIIGLGEIGRGVAAVAKAFGAQVRYYSTSGKNDNADYEKVTLSRLLEESDIVTIHAPLNASTKGLIGHSELLIMKDGAVLLNLGRGGIVDERALAAIIDAKSLYIGLDVLEKEPMSAGHPLMEIEHKERLYITPHIAWTSVEARDALIAKVIENIRTFVNA
- a CDS encoding DedA family protein, with protein sequence MPDAYGPLGLFLSAFLAATLLPFSSEAALVAALSSGMESGVALASASAGNILAILVNYLLGFWLYEKTHTKLEASKTGRKALAAGHRYGYAALLLSWLPVIGDPLTLVAGMARLNVVWFLLLAGSLRIARYWLIAQAF
- a CDS encoding FAD-dependent oxidoreductase, with protein sequence MVDVLIVGGGGAGMAAALSAKEAGASVAVLGKSYPTRAQTCMAQGGINAALGHAGDDSVEMHIADTLKSAQGLADETAVATLCTEGIDALQWLDAIGVPFSRTDDAQIAQRKLGGAYAARACYAQDYSGLKILHTLYDQCNRAGIPFYNERFLLDIIVEGGRACGVKVLDIRSGAVEVYMAGAVILATGGYSKLYGRHSTNAAGSSGDGHAAALRAGARLSDMEFVQFHPTGLAGSSILISESARGAGGYLLNSKGERFIDECLPRDRVARAIHDQITAGEKVTLDIRHLGEAFIDGELPQERKLAQRYEGVDPVYEPIPIKPVAHYTMGGIEVGADSQTAVAGLFAAGECANHRVHGANRLGGNSLLELIVFGRQAGANAAVAAKNGSAEVVPAAAEAPELEACFNDAPEVDFYARRDTLATLFYEQVGLVRDADRLRSALDAVKAMQAELPKMGVVDRNVAYNTNRTDFLEFVNLLTVAEAVAEGALRREESRGAHYRSDFPEADAALAVHSLSCIKEEGLCFDFQ
- the purT gene encoding formate-dependent phosphoribosylglycinamide formyltransferase; the protein is MLFTAPLKSNSIRIMLLGSGELGKEVAIEAQRLGIEVIAVDRYEGAPAHLVAHRSHVVNMQDTEAVLELIRSEMPDFILPEIEAISIDALFKAEAEGFHVIPNAEAVNKTMNRKNIRKFAAEELGLKTGPYEFVKTREELEAAAGRLGYPCVVKPVMSSSGHGQSVMKSEADLDRSWEMAKEARGDASELIVEAFIAFDYEITMLTARNGVETVFCEPIGHIQRDGDYVFSWQPMQMSNVAKARAELIAKEITDGLGGRGLFGVELFIQGDEVYFSEVSPRPHDTGMVTLITQSQSEFALHLRAVLGLPLGFTFYGGGASAAYKATSESFAPVVDIDDALFDANSFVRVFGKPESHPGRRLAVALVYDEPEAALAKARTIIEKVSDH
- the rpsU gene encoding 30S ribosomal protein S21 produces the protein MPGIVLRQDDNFDAAYRRFKKQTDRNLVVTEARARRFHETATEKLKKEKIAARKKMLKRLYMMRRYESRL
- a CDS encoding AEC family transporter, producing MNSAIVSVLGIYLFIGVGYLAKRSFKEQIDERTITLLSVYFLQIFLTLWGLLKRPIDTTLLQTPLLYIGITLSLVAVTMFVSRLLFADVKERSIATVAALIGNTGNLGIPLGIALFGEESVPYTTIINLANVFFVYTFGVYYYSRGNFSVRDSLLNIVKLPVLWAALIAIGLNLGGYRPSGTIEETLTMGAYASMVMQLVLFGIYLYDTKLTELNRVLIGWVNGLKFLVVPAVTYAILSLTDLPEMVKGVLFMEMLMPLAVANVNLASLYDCRPRALTALVFITSVLFLGIIFAAMRYVPWLTI